From Cellulomonas oligotrophica, a single genomic window includes:
- a CDS encoding ABC transporter permease: MLRLTLAQMRRSLGRLTAAAVAIVLGTAFVAATLIAGDVMTRTTYDAVTATYGDADLVVRQDSPLTQEQLDGMRAADGVVAVDPMVVGWVQLALGGRSTTERLLVVPSEPRLASLQVVEGTVPAGPDEVALPASTLERLDAALGDTIRVDWTVWSDDEPEAQVAQVRVVGLVDDPAQAWARFGGAGLAPEASVLAWSGWSTLEEAYTTEAVVAVAPGAVEPARAALVAPAAPDAQVVTRDEAAAASVESLADGTNVMVSVVLAFASIALLVAALVISNTFQVLVAQRTRTLALLRCVGARRAQLRASVLLEAGLLGLAASGLGVLVGIGLTAGALVVLARVDVGVPLPTTVSVTAVAVLVPLAVGTLVTVLAALVPARAATRVAPVAALRPADAPAVGARSGRVRLVFSLLLSVGGAAGMLAAVALARLGAVDAMAPLGLGILGGAASFVGVVLGAVFWVPKVVAGVGRLVQGSSPSARIAAANTVRNPRRTAATSTALLIGVTLVVMMSTGAASARSSLAQDLDQRYPVDVLLEGLDPVSGGTEAIDPAVLRAVAAVDGVRDLVPVRQASVTAESTDGSTWDGVVFAIDPQDARRVVGNEPVLDALSADVLVLPDDAEISGDVTVSGRDQEWELTGAGTTLGTVRAPTSVGWVGESAMDRLAPDATETLAFVALEAGAKAGEVQQSVQDAIGDATVSVVSPAAERAVYEQVINTMLAVVVGLLGVAVLIALVGVANTLSLSVLERRRESATLRAIGLSRRGLRWMLAVEGMLIAGVGALLGTALGLFYGWAGAATVFGTISDLTLAVPWLDLALVMVVALAAGLVASVLPGRSAARTPPVAALAVD; this comes from the coding sequence ATGCTGCGGCTCACCCTCGCCCAGATGCGCCGGAGCCTGGGCCGGCTGACGGCCGCTGCCGTCGCGATCGTGCTGGGCACGGCGTTCGTCGCGGCGACGCTGATCGCCGGTGACGTGATGACGCGCACGACGTACGACGCGGTCACCGCGACGTACGGCGACGCGGACCTCGTGGTCCGGCAGGACAGCCCGCTCACCCAGGAGCAGCTCGACGGGATGCGGGCGGCGGACGGTGTCGTCGCGGTCGACCCGATGGTCGTCGGCTGGGTCCAGCTCGCGCTCGGCGGCCGCAGCACCACCGAGCGGCTGCTGGTCGTCCCGAGCGAGCCACGGCTCGCGTCGTTGCAGGTCGTCGAGGGCACCGTCCCGGCCGGTCCCGACGAGGTGGCCCTTCCCGCGTCGACCCTGGAGCGCCTCGACGCCGCGCTGGGCGACACGATCCGGGTGGACTGGACCGTGTGGTCCGACGACGAGCCGGAGGCCCAGGTCGCGCAGGTGCGCGTCGTGGGGCTCGTCGACGACCCCGCGCAGGCGTGGGCGCGGTTCGGCGGCGCCGGGCTGGCGCCGGAGGCGTCGGTGCTGGCGTGGAGCGGCTGGTCGACGCTGGAGGAGGCGTACACGACGGAGGCCGTGGTGGCCGTGGCCCCCGGCGCCGTGGAGCCGGCGCGTGCCGCGCTGGTGGCTCCGGCGGCCCCCGACGCGCAGGTGGTCACCCGTGACGAGGCGGCCGCGGCGAGCGTCGAGTCGCTCGCCGACGGGACGAACGTGATGGTCTCGGTGGTGCTGGCGTTCGCGTCGATCGCGCTGCTCGTGGCCGCGCTCGTCATCTCCAACACGTTCCAGGTGCTCGTCGCCCAGCGCACCCGCACGCTCGCGCTCCTGCGGTGCGTGGGCGCTCGGCGGGCGCAGCTGCGGGCGTCGGTGCTCCTGGAGGCCGGCCTGCTGGGCCTGGCGGCGTCGGGTCTCGGCGTCCTCGTCGGGATCGGCCTGACCGCCGGGGCGCTCGTCGTGCTGGCCCGCGTGGACGTCGGCGTGCCGCTGCCCACGACGGTCTCGGTGACCGCCGTGGCGGTGCTCGTGCCGCTGGCCGTCGGGACGCTCGTGACGGTCCTCGCGGCCCTCGTACCGGCGCGGGCGGCGACGCGGGTGGCCCCCGTGGCGGCGCTGCGCCCCGCGGACGCGCCGGCGGTCGGTGCCCGTTCGGGGCGGGTCCGGCTGGTCTTCTCCCTGCTGCTGTCGGTCGGCGGGGCCGCGGGCATGCTCGCGGCGGTGGCGCTGGCCCGCCTCGGCGCCGTCGACGCGATGGCACCGCTGGGCCTGGGGATCCTCGGCGGTGCGGCGTCGTTCGTCGGCGTGGTCCTCGGCGCGGTGTTCTGGGTGCCGAAGGTCGTGGCCGGCGTCGGCCGTCTCGTCCAGGGTTCGAGCCCGAGCGCGCGGATCGCCGCGGCGAACACGGTCCGCAACCCGCGGCGCACGGCCGCGACGAGCACGGCGCTGCTCATCGGCGTCACGCTCGTGGTGATGATGAGCACCGGTGCCGCGTCGGCCCGGTCCTCGCTCGCCCAGGACCTGGACCAGCGCTACCCGGTGGACGTGCTGCTCGAGGGCCTGGACCCGGTGTCCGGCGGCACGGAGGCGATCGACCCGGCCGTGCTGCGGGCCGTGGCGGCGGTCGACGGGGTGCGCGACCTCGTGCCCGTGCGCCAGGCGTCCGTGACGGCCGAGAGCACGGACGGCAGCACGTGGGACGGCGTCGTCTTCGCGATCGACCCGCAGGACGCCCGGCGCGTCGTGGGCAACGAGCCGGTGCTGGACGCCCTCTCCGCCGACGTCCTCGTCCTCCCGGACGACGCCGAGATCAGCGGCGACGTGACGGTCTCGGGCCGGGACCAGGAGTGGGAGCTCACGGGCGCGGGGACCACGCTGGGCACGGTCCGGGCGCCGACGTCCGTCGGCTGGGTCGGGGAGTCGGCGATGGACCGGCTGGCTCCCGACGCCACCGAGACCCTCGCGTTCGTGGCCCTCGAGGCGGGTGCGAAGGCCGGCGAGGTGCAGCAGTCGGTGCAGGACGCGATCGGCGACGCCACGGTCTCGGTGGTCAGCCCGGCCGCCGAGCGCGCCGTGTACGAGCAGGTCATCAACACGATGCTCGCCGTCGTCGTCGGCCTGCTGGGCGTGGCGGTGCTCATCGCCCTGGTCGGGGTGGCGAACACGCTCTCGCTGTCGGTGCTGGAGCGGCGCCGGGAGTCGGCGACGCTGCGGGCGATCGGTCTGTCGAGGCGCGGGCTGCGGTGGATGCTCGCGGTCGAGGGCATGCTCATCGCCGGCGTCGGGGCGCTGCTCGGCACGGCGCTCGGCCTGTTCTACGGGTGGGCCGGTGCCGCGACGGTGTTCGGCACGATCAGCGACCTCACGCTGGCGGTGCCGTGGCTCGACCTGGCGCTGGTGATGGTCGTGGCGCTCGCCGCGGGCCTGGTCGCGTCCGTGCTGCCGGGCCGGTCGGCCGCCCGCACCCCGCCGGTCGCGGCGCTCGCCGTCGACTGA
- a CDS encoding ATP-binding protein: protein MRRRVLQATIAAVTVAVVLLGFPLAFLGAQLVRENEVGGLQTRADNLSRSVDFRLDQGIDLTDRMLETSIGGEDDIQALVIVTTAEGEIFRAGPTIEGRTVSVERLSSSTGATVMLYASWWDVFWVSAQVILLVVVAAVVAFAAGIAMAIWQANRLAAPLVYLAASAEQLGSGQVRPQLEPSGVEEIDLVAAELARSADRMAGRLAAERQFASDASHQLRTPLTALTMRLEEIMLASGEPEVREEARISLEQVERLVLVVDDLLTRSRRAQGGTTEAVRLLEVVRQQEEEWGPTFQAAGRRLVVEVDRATQVLATPGALAQVLATLIENSLKHGDGTTTVRARSGGPSGAVVVEVGDEGAGVPDDLAPRIFEREVTSGAGTGLGLALARDLANADGGRLELAQRRPAVFALFLSGVPASLRPDVVLPRGAVVSVRRDRRR, encoded by the coding sequence GTGCGTCGTCGCGTCCTGCAGGCGACCATCGCGGCGGTCACCGTCGCGGTCGTCCTCCTCGGCTTCCCCCTGGCCTTCCTCGGCGCGCAGCTCGTGCGCGAGAACGAGGTCGGCGGGCTCCAGACCCGCGCGGACAACCTCTCGCGCTCGGTCGACTTCCGCCTCGACCAGGGCATCGACCTGACCGACCGGATGCTCGAGACGAGCATCGGCGGCGAGGACGACATCCAGGCCCTCGTGATCGTCACGACCGCCGAGGGCGAGATCTTCCGCGCGGGCCCCACGATCGAGGGTCGGACGGTCTCGGTGGAGAGGCTGTCGTCCTCGACGGGGGCGACCGTGATGCTCTACGCGTCGTGGTGGGACGTGTTCTGGGTCTCGGCCCAGGTGATCCTCCTCGTGGTCGTCGCGGCCGTCGTCGCGTTCGCCGCCGGCATCGCCATGGCGATCTGGCAGGCCAACCGCCTCGCCGCACCCCTGGTCTACCTCGCGGCCTCCGCCGAGCAGCTCGGCTCCGGGCAGGTGCGCCCGCAGCTCGAGCCGTCGGGCGTCGAGGAGATCGACCTCGTCGCCGCCGAGCTCGCCCGGTCCGCGGACCGGATGGCCGGCCGGCTCGCCGCCGAGCGGCAGTTCGCCTCCGACGCCTCCCACCAGCTGCGCACGCCCCTGACGGCGCTGACCATGCGCCTGGAGGAGATCATGCTCGCGTCCGGCGAGCCCGAGGTCCGCGAGGAGGCCCGCATCTCCCTGGAGCAGGTCGAGCGGCTCGTGCTCGTCGTCGACGACCTGCTGACCCGCTCGCGGCGCGCGCAGGGCGGCACCACCGAGGCCGTCCGGCTGCTCGAGGTGGTCCGCCAGCAGGAGGAGGAGTGGGGGCCGACCTTCCAGGCCGCGGGCCGCCGCCTCGTCGTCGAGGTCGACCGGGCCACCCAGGTCCTCGCCACCCCCGGTGCGCTCGCCCAGGTGCTGGCGACCCTCATCGAGAACTCCCTCAAGCACGGCGACGGCACGACGACCGTCCGGGCCCGCAGCGGCGGGCCGTCGGGCGCGGTGGTCGTCGAGGTCGGCGACGAGGGCGCCGGCGTCCCCGACGACCTCGCGCCCCGGATCTTCGAGCGGGAGGTCACGTCCGGCGCGGGCACCGGCCTCGGCCTCGCGCTCGCCCGCGACCTGGCCAACGCCGACGGCGGCCGCCTCGAGCTGGCCCAGCGGCGGCCGGCGGTGTTCGCGCTGTTCCTGTCCGGGGTGCCCGCGTCGCTGCGACCCGACGTCGTGCTGCCGCGCGGGGCCGTCGTCTCGGTGCGCCGCGACCGGCGGCGCTGA
- a CDS encoding 5-(carboxyamino)imidazole ribonucleotide synthase: MTVPRVAVVGGGQLARMMAGPATALGVHLRVLVETAGSSAAQAVADAPVGAAADTDAVGALVEGADVLTFEHEHVPGPVLDGVLAAGVPVRPAPHALLHAQDKIVMRTRLTELGVPCPRWAPVADAAALAAFLADVGGRAVVKTARGGYDGKGVRVVADPADVADWLAAAQAGTGPALLAEELVPFRRELAALVARRPSGEVAPWPVVESVQTDGVCDEVVAPAPDLHEATARQALDVARRVVEGLDVTGVLAVELFEVDDLDGGAPRVLVNELAMRPHNSGHWTIDGSVTSQFEQHLRAVLDLPLGSTAARAPWTVMANVLGSALDAPTDALADVLAADPAAKVHLYGKDVRPGRKLGHVTVAGDDLADVRARARAAAALLRGEHRAAHAPTEDA, from the coding sequence GTGACCGTTCCCCGTGTCGCCGTCGTCGGCGGCGGACAGCTCGCCCGCATGATGGCCGGACCCGCGACCGCGCTGGGCGTGCACCTGCGGGTGCTCGTCGAGACCGCCGGGTCGTCGGCCGCCCAGGCCGTCGCCGACGCGCCCGTCGGGGCCGCGGCCGACACCGACGCGGTCGGCGCGCTCGTCGAGGGTGCCGACGTGCTCACCTTCGAGCACGAGCACGTGCCCGGGCCCGTCCTCGACGGCGTCCTCGCCGCCGGGGTGCCCGTGCGCCCGGCCCCGCACGCCCTGCTGCACGCGCAGGACAAGATCGTGATGCGCACCCGGCTCACCGAGCTCGGTGTGCCGTGCCCGCGGTGGGCCCCCGTCGCCGACGCCGCCGCGCTCGCCGCGTTCCTCGCGGACGTCGGCGGGCGGGCCGTCGTGAAGACCGCCCGCGGCGGGTACGACGGCAAGGGGGTGCGGGTCGTCGCTGACCCCGCCGACGTGGCCGACTGGCTGGCGGCCGCGCAGGCCGGCACCGGGCCCGCGCTGCTGGCCGAGGAGCTCGTGCCGTTCCGCCGCGAGCTGGCCGCCCTCGTCGCGCGGCGCCCGTCCGGCGAGGTCGCGCCGTGGCCCGTCGTCGAGTCCGTGCAGACCGACGGGGTGTGCGACGAGGTCGTGGCCCCCGCGCCCGACCTGCACGAGGCCACTGCCCGGCAGGCCCTCGACGTGGCCCGGCGCGTCGTCGAGGGGCTCGACGTCACCGGCGTCCTCGCGGTCGAGCTCTTCGAGGTCGACGACCTCGACGGCGGCGCCCCGCGGGTGCTCGTCAACGAGCTCGCGATGCGCCCCCACAACTCCGGCCACTGGACCATCGACGGCTCCGTGACCAGCCAGTTCGAGCAGCACCTGCGCGCCGTGCTCGACCTGCCGCTCGGCTCGACCGCCGCCCGGGCGCCGTGGACGGTCATGGCGAACGTGCTCGGCAGCGCGCTGGACGCCCCGACCGATGCGCTCGCCGACGTGCTGGCCGCCGACCCCGCCGCCAAGGTGCACCTGTACGGCAAGGACGTGCGCCCCGGCCGCAAGCTCGGCCACGTCACCGTCGCCGGCGACGACCTGGCCGACGTGCGCGCCCGCGCGCGGGCGGCCGCAGCCCTGCTGCGCGGCGAGCACCGCGCGGCCCACGCACCCACGGAGGACGCATGA
- a CDS encoding sensor histidine kinase, whose protein sequence is MTRWERVLRWEERHRLAVDATLAAALALTAVPFAADLTYGDAGATAASFFLAAALVTPLAWRRVRPELSAALVYAAGVAQLALGIPLLLPADVAVLLALYSVTVHGSRWAYRLALWGCLAGTAVVAWSGGGGAGGAAFVSVFLWSITGSVWAFGLVRRSRRETLEALVDRAERLERERDQQAVIGAAAERARIAREMHDIVAHSLSVMIAQADGGRYAAAADPGAATRALGTIAETGRAALTDMRRLLGVLRADDTVTVGDPGRLPEASPGAAGPPAAPGAPPPTLVPTAPQPAADDVEGLVTQLRASGMRVSLVRLGTSRQLPPGAGLTIYRIAQESLTNVLKHAGPDPTVTVLLQWRPATVAVEVSDDGRGAAAGGDGLGQGLRGMRERAAMFGGTVTAGPRPGGGYRVRAELPTPDARGTADTPAPAAEGTPP, encoded by the coding sequence GTGACACGCTGGGAACGGGTGCTGCGGTGGGAGGAGCGCCACCGCCTCGCGGTCGACGCCACCCTCGCCGCCGCGCTCGCACTGACGGCCGTGCCGTTCGCGGCAGACCTGACCTACGGCGACGCCGGCGCCACGGCCGCGTCGTTCTTCCTCGCCGCGGCCCTGGTGACGCCCCTCGCGTGGCGACGCGTGCGCCCCGAGCTCTCGGCGGCGCTGGTGTACGCCGCCGGCGTCGCGCAGCTCGCGCTCGGGATCCCGCTGCTGCTGCCGGCCGACGTCGCCGTCCTGCTGGCCCTGTACTCGGTGACCGTGCACGGGAGTCGCTGGGCGTACCGCCTCGCCCTGTGGGGGTGCCTCGCGGGGACCGCCGTGGTGGCCTGGAGCGGCGGCGGGGGCGCGGGTGGCGCGGCGTTCGTGTCGGTGTTCCTGTGGTCGATCACGGGGAGCGTGTGGGCGTTCGGGCTGGTGCGCCGCAGCCGGCGCGAGACGCTCGAGGCCCTCGTCGACCGCGCCGAGCGCCTGGAGCGCGAGCGCGACCAGCAGGCCGTCATCGGCGCCGCCGCGGAGCGCGCCCGCATCGCGCGCGAGATGCACGACATCGTCGCCCACTCGTTGTCGGTCATGATCGCGCAGGCCGACGGTGGCCGGTACGCCGCCGCCGCGGACCCCGGCGCCGCGACGCGCGCGCTGGGCACCATCGCCGAGACCGGGCGCGCCGCGCTCACCGACATGCGCCGCCTGCTCGGGGTCCTGCGGGCCGACGACACCGTGACGGTGGGCGACCCGGGCCGGCTGCCCGAGGCCAGTCCCGGCGCGGCGGGCCCTCCGGCCGCGCCGGGGGCACCGCCCCCGACGCTGGTCCCGACGGCCCCCCAGCCGGCCGCCGACGACGTCGAGGGGCTGGTCACCCAGCTGCGGGCCAGCGGCATGCGGGTCTCGCTCGTCCGCCTGGGCACCTCGCGGCAGCTGCCGCCCGGCGCGGGGCTGACGATCTACCGCATCGCCCAGGAGTCCCTGACCAACGTGCTCAAGCACGCCGGCCCCGACCCGACCGTCACCGTCCTGCTGCAGTGGCGCCCCGCCACCGTCGCGGTCGAGGTCTCCGACGACGGGCGCGGCGCGGCCGCCGGCGGCGACGGCCTCGGCCAGGGGCTGCGCGGCATGCGCGAGCGGGCCGCGATGTTCGGCGGCACCGTCACCGCCGGCCCCCGGCCCGGCGGCGGGTACCGCGTGCGCGCCGAGCTGCCGACGCCCGACGCGCGCGGCACCGCCGACACCCCTGCCCCCGCCGCGGAAGGAACCCCCCCATGA
- the manA gene encoding mannose-6-phosphate isomerase, class I — protein sequence MQRLHPALQHYAWGSPTAIPQILCTAPDGRPVAEAWFGAHPSAPSGLGEDGTPLDVALAADPDGALGPDVVSRFGAQLPFLLKLIAAAQPLSLQVHPSVDLAHEGYAAEDARGVALDDPARSYRDRNHKPELVYALTRFEALVGFRAPRRAAEILAGLDHPVARRLHKTILEDPTSEGMRAAFTELVSRATRPTPEEVADLAALFRRRRFEGSPSPRTDHAVELLAAAHPGDPGAITAVLLNPVTLQPGEAFFVPAGAVHAYLSGLAVELMANSDNVLRAGLTVKHVDVPELLRAVDCVAAPPIRIAPEHAFDATDVFYAPVDDFELSVTRAEDARPARVPGGGPRVVLCLDGDVRLQTATGDEIALLGGQAAFVTADDGALHVQGSGRVVQAAVP from the coding sequence GTGCAGCGACTGCACCCGGCCTTGCAGCACTACGCGTGGGGCTCGCCGACCGCCATCCCGCAGATCCTGTGCACCGCGCCCGACGGGCGGCCGGTCGCGGAGGCGTGGTTCGGCGCGCACCCGTCGGCGCCCTCGGGCCTGGGGGAGGACGGCACGCCCCTCGACGTCGCGCTCGCCGCCGACCCCGACGGCGCCCTCGGGCCCGACGTCGTCTCGCGGTTCGGTGCGCAGCTGCCCTTCCTGCTCAAGCTCATCGCCGCGGCCCAGCCGCTGTCGCTGCAGGTCCACCCCAGCGTCGACCTCGCGCACGAGGGCTACGCCGCCGAGGACGCCCGCGGCGTCGCGCTCGACGACCCGGCCCGCAGCTACCGCGACCGCAACCACAAGCCCGAGCTGGTGTACGCCCTGACCCGGTTCGAGGCGCTCGTGGGCTTCCGTGCCCCGCGCCGCGCGGCGGAGATCCTCGCCGGCCTCGACCACCCCGTGGCCAGGCGCCTGCACAAGACGATCCTCGAGGACCCGACGTCCGAGGGCATGCGGGCCGCGTTCACCGAGCTCGTCTCGCGCGCCACGCGCCCGACGCCCGAGGAGGTCGCGGACCTCGCCGCGCTGTTCCGCCGCCGCCGGTTCGAGGGGTCGCCCTCGCCGCGCACCGACCACGCGGTCGAGCTGCTCGCCGCCGCCCACCCCGGGGACCCGGGTGCCATCACGGCCGTGCTGCTCAACCCGGTCACGCTCCAGCCGGGGGAGGCGTTCTTCGTCCCCGCGGGTGCCGTGCACGCGTACCTGTCCGGGCTGGCCGTCGAGCTCATGGCCAACTCCGACAACGTGCTGCGCGCGGGTCTGACCGTCAAGCACGTCGACGTGCCCGAGCTGCTGCGCGCGGTCGACTGCGTCGCCGCACCGCCGATCCGGATCGCCCCCGAGCACGCGTTCGACGCGACGGACGTCTTCTACGCCCCGGTCGACGACTTCGAGCTGTCCGTGACCCGCGCCGAGGACGCCCGGCCGGCACGCGTGCCCGGCGGCGGGCCCCGCGTCGTGCTGTGCCTCGACGGCGACGTGCGCCTCCAGACCGCGACCGGTGACGAGATCGCGCTCCTCGGCGGGCAGGCGGCCTTCGTGACGGCCGACGACGGGGCGCTGCACGTGCAGGGCAGCGGACGCGTCGTCCAGGCGGCGGTGCCCTGA
- the purE gene encoding 5-(carboxyamino)imidazole ribonucleotide mutase, protein MSTPATPTPLVGIVMGSDSDWPVMEAAAQALAEFDVPVEVDVVSAHRQPDKMVAYGRTAAERGLRVVVAGAGGAAHLPGMLAAVTPLPVVGVPVPLAHLDGMDSLLSIVQMPAGVPVATVSVGGARNAGLLAVRILAAGTDALAERLRTAMLAFQDDLRAQADAKGTRLRARAEGRPTTGFGV, encoded by the coding sequence ATGAGCACGCCGGCCACCCCCACGCCGCTCGTCGGCATCGTCATGGGCTCGGACTCCGACTGGCCCGTCATGGAGGCCGCCGCCCAGGCGCTCGCCGAGTTCGACGTGCCGGTCGAGGTCGACGTCGTCTCCGCCCACCGGCAGCCCGACAAGATGGTCGCCTACGGCCGCACGGCCGCCGAGCGCGGGCTGCGCGTCGTCGTCGCCGGTGCCGGCGGGGCCGCCCACCTGCCGGGCATGCTCGCCGCCGTCACCCCGCTGCCCGTCGTCGGGGTGCCGGTGCCGCTGGCCCACCTCGACGGCATGGACTCCCTGCTGTCCATCGTGCAGATGCCCGCCGGCGTCCCCGTCGCGACGGTGTCCGTGGGCGGGGCCCGCAACGCCGGGCTCCTGGCCGTGCGGATCCTCGCGGCCGGGACGGACGCCCTGGCCGAGCGGCTGCGCACCGCGATGCTCGCCTTCCAGGACGACCTGCGCGCGCAGGCCGACGCCAAGGGCACGCGCCTGCGGGCCCGTGCCGAGGGCCGACCCACGACCGGGTTCGGGGTCTGA
- a CDS encoding response regulator — MTTEHHGRTLPPVHGAGPQPDDGSDVVHVGLVDDQQLVRAGFRMVIDSQPDLRVVVEAGDGAQAVRVLDPVARAGGERVDVVLMDVRMPTMDGLTATEQIVARGTPAHPAPRVIVLTTFDLDEYVLAAIRAGASGFLLKDAPPEEMLAAIRTVHRGDAVIAPSSTRRLLEHLVTALPEDAPADADDPARRAVAALTDREREVLVLMARGRSNTEIGRDLFVAEATVKTHVGRILAKLGARDRVQAVVVAYETGLVRPGS, encoded by the coding sequence ATGACCACCGAGCACCACGGCCGCACCCTGCCCCCCGTGCACGGCGCCGGCCCGCAGCCCGACGACGGGTCGGACGTCGTGCACGTCGGCCTCGTCGACGACCAGCAGCTCGTGCGCGCCGGGTTCCGCATGGTCATCGACTCCCAGCCCGACCTGCGCGTCGTCGTCGAGGCCGGCGACGGCGCGCAGGCCGTCCGCGTCCTGGACCCCGTGGCGCGGGCCGGCGGCGAGCGCGTCGACGTCGTCCTCATGGACGTGCGCATGCCCACCATGGACGGGCTGACCGCGACCGAGCAGATCGTCGCCCGCGGCACGCCCGCACACCCCGCGCCCCGGGTCATCGTGCTCACCACGTTCGACCTCGACGAGTACGTGCTCGCGGCGATCCGGGCCGGCGCCAGCGGGTTCCTGCTCAAGGACGCCCCGCCCGAGGAGATGCTCGCCGCGATCCGCACGGTGCACCGCGGCGACGCCGTGATCGCCCCCTCGAGCACGCGGCGCCTGCTCGAGCACCTGGTGACCGCGCTGCCCGAGGACGCGCCCGCCGACGCCGACGACCCGGCCCGGCGCGCGGTCGCGGCGCTGACGGACCGCGAGCGCGAGGTCCTCGTGCTCATGGCCCGGGGCCGGTCCAACACGGAGATCGGCCGGGACCTGTTCGTCGCGGAGGCCACGGTCAAGACGCACGTGGGACGGATCCTGGCCAAGCTCGGGGCCCGGGACCGGGTGCAGGCGGTCGTCGTGGCCTACGAGACGGGCCTGGTCCGCCCGGGGTCGTAG
- a CDS encoding ABC transporter ATP-binding protein produces the protein MEPTTHPSTAPPAASSARGLTKVYGTGAAQVRALDGVDVDFAAGRFTAIMGPSGSGKSTLMHCLAGLDQATSGTVHLGSTEITRLGDDALTRLRRDRVGFVFQSFNLLPMFTAEQNIVLPLDLAGAKVDPAWLATLVQTLGLGQRLTHRPSELSGGQQQRVAIARALVAQPEVVFADEPTGNLDSRSGAEVLSFLRRSVRELGRTIIMVTHDPTAAAYADRVVLLADGRIAGDISDPTPEAVLAGLEGLRALESSADEPVHGGAVRA, from the coding sequence ATGGAACCCACGACCCACCCGTCCACCGCACCACCGGCCGCCTCGTCCGCGCGGGGCCTGACGAAGGTCTACGGCACCGGCGCCGCGCAGGTCCGGGCGCTCGACGGCGTCGACGTCGACTTCGCCGCGGGCCGCTTCACCGCCATCATGGGGCCGTCCGGCTCGGGCAAGTCGACGCTCATGCACTGCCTCGCGGGCCTGGACCAGGCCACGTCGGGCACGGTCCACCTGGGGTCGACGGAGATCACCCGGCTCGGCGACGACGCCCTGACGCGGCTGCGCCGCGACCGCGTGGGGTTCGTGTTCCAGTCGTTCAACCTGCTGCCCATGTTCACGGCGGAGCAGAACATCGTGCTGCCGCTGGACCTGGCGGGCGCGAAGGTCGACCCGGCGTGGCTGGCGACGCTCGTGCAGACGCTGGGGCTGGGGCAGCGCCTGACGCACCGGCCGAGCGAGCTGTCGGGCGGGCAGCAGCAGCGTGTCGCGATCGCGCGGGCGCTGGTCGCGCAGCCGGAGGTCGTCTTCGCGGACGAGCCGACGGGCAACCTGGACTCCCGGTCGGGCGCCGAGGTGCTGAGCTTCCTGCGCCGGTCCGTCCGCGAGCTGGGCCGCACGATCATCATGGTCACGCACGACCCGACGGCGGCTGCGTACGCGGACCGGGTGGTGCTCCTGGCGGACGGCCGGATCGCCGGCGACATCTCCGACCCGACGCCCGAGGCCGTGCTGGCAGGCCTGGAGGGGCTGCGCGCGCTGGAGTCCTCGGCCGACGAGCCCGTGCACGGCGGGGCGGTGCGCGCCTGA
- a CDS encoding response regulator transcription factor — MTQVLLAEDDPAIAEPLARALGREGYDVRVQGTGQGAIDGAGSADLVVLDLGLPDMDGLDVARAIRAQGLTTPVLVLTARADEVDLVVGLDAGADDYVTKPFRLAELLARVRALLRRTVGEPADEDELHAQNVRVDVAAHRAFQGDRELHLTAKEFELLRVLVAAAGTVVSRDTLMREVWGSDPTGSTKTLDMHVSWLRRKLGDDANAPRYVTTVRGMGFRFETGASGADRT, encoded by the coding sequence ATGACCCAGGTGCTTCTGGCGGAGGACGACCCGGCGATTGCCGAGCCTTTGGCTCGGGCACTGGGACGTGAAGGCTACGACGTGCGCGTGCAAGGCACGGGTCAAGGCGCGATCGACGGTGCCGGCTCGGCCGACCTCGTCGTGCTGGACCTCGGGCTGCCCGACATGGACGGGCTCGACGTCGCGCGCGCCATCCGCGCCCAGGGCCTGACCACGCCCGTCCTCGTGCTCACCGCGCGGGCCGACGAGGTCGACCTCGTCGTCGGTCTCGACGCCGGCGCGGACGACTACGTCACCAAGCCCTTCCGGCTCGCCGAGCTGCTGGCCCGTGTCCGTGCGCTCCTGCGGCGCACGGTCGGCGAGCCCGCCGACGAGGACGAGCTGCACGCGCAGAACGTGCGCGTCGACGTCGCTGCGCACCGCGCGTTCCAGGGGGACCGCGAGCTGCACCTGACCGCCAAGGAGTTCGAGCTCCTGCGCGTGCTCGTGGCCGCGGCCGGCACCGTCGTCTCGCGCGACACCCTCATGCGCGAGGTGTGGGGGTCGGACCCGACCGGCTCGACGAAGACCCTGGACATGCACGTGTCGTGGCTGCGCCGCAAGCTCGGCGACGACGCCAACGCCCCGCGCTACGTCACGACCGTGCGCGGCATGGGGTTCCGGTTCGAGACCGGTGCGAGCGGCGCCGACCGGACCTGA